One stretch of Prunus persica cultivar Lovell chromosome G1, Prunus_persica_NCBIv2, whole genome shotgun sequence DNA includes these proteins:
- the LOC18791608 gene encoding uncharacterized protein LOC18791608 — protein MAHLFRDLSLGHSKRGTTATATTTTPPKTLSIPTKPITAMATDLPSPLGQLSAQLTDSDLRLTAYEIFVAACRTSTGKALTFTSSSASSHLDSPTQHANSPNGSPALQRSLTSAAASKMKKALGLKSPGSGSKKSPGSGGSGSGPGKPKRVMTVGELMRIQMGISDAMDSRVRRALLRISASQVGRRIESVVVPLELLQQLKSSDFTDKQEYDAWQKRTLKILEAGLLLHPHLPLDKSNNTAQRLRQIIHGALDRPFETGINNETMQVLRSAVTTLASRSSDGLYDSSHWADGLPLNLRLYERLLEACFDLHDETSVIDEVDELMEHIKKTWTILGMNQMLHNLCFTWVLFHRFVATGQVELDLLYAADSQLAEVAKDSKATKDPEYCKILSSTLTSILGWAEKRLLAYHDTFDSSNIDTMQAIVSLGVVAAKILIEDISNEYRRRRKSEVDVARNRIDTYIRSSLRTAFAQRMEKADSSRRASRHQPNPLPVLAILAKDVGELAVKEKQVFSPILKRWHPFAAGVAVATLHACYANEIKQFISGITELTPDAVQVLRAADKLEKDLVLIAVEDSVDSDDGGKAIIREMPPYEAEAAIANLVKVWIKTRVDRMKEWVDRNLQQEVWNPQVNEEGYAPSAVEVLRILDETLDAFFQLPIPMHPALLPDLMVGLDRCLQYYVTKAKSGCGSRNTFVPTMPALTRCTMGSKFQGFGKKKEKSPNPQKRNSQVATLNGDNSFGIPQLCVRINTLQRIRSELEVLEKRTITHLRNSESAHVEDFSNGLGKKFELTPAACVEAIQQLCEAVAYKMIFHDLSHVLWDGLYVGEPSSSRIEPFLDELEKNLLIISNTVHERVRTRIITDIMRASFDGFLLVLLAGGPSRAFARQDSQIIEDDFKSLKDLFWANGDGLPSELIDKFSTTVRGVLPLFRTDTESLVERFRRVTLESYGSSARSRLPLPPTSGQWNPTEPNTLLRVLCYRNDEAATKFLKKTYNLPKKL, from the exons ATGGCTCATCTCTTCAGAGACCTCTCACTGGGCCATTCTAAGAGAGGGACCACAGCCACCGCCACAACCACCACACCCCCCAAAACACTTAGCATACCCACCAAACCCATCACCGCAATGGCCACCGATCTCCCCTCCCCACTCGGCCAGCTCTCTGCCCAACTCACTGACTCGGACCTCCGACTCACCGCCTACGAGATCTTCGTAGCCGCCTGCCGTACATCCACCGGAAAGGCCCTGACCTTCACGTCGTCTTCCGCTTCTTCTCACTTGGACTCACCGACACAGCACGCCAACTCGCCTAACGGCTCGCCGGCGTTGCAGAGATCGCTCACTTCCGCAGCTGCCAGCAAGATGAAGAAGGCATTGGGTCTCAAATCGCCGGGTTCGGGCTCCAAGAAGAGTCCTGGGTCCGGTGGGTCCGGGTCGGGACCCGGAAAGCCCAAGCGGGTTATGACGGTGGGTGAGCTGATGAGGATCCAAATGGGGATTTCTGACGCTATGGACTCTAGAGTCAGGAGAGCTCTGCTTAGGATTTCTGCTTCTCAG GTAGGAAGGCGAATTGAGTCAGTGGTAGTCCCACTTGAGCTCTTACAGCAGCTCAAGTCCTCTGATTTTACTGATAAACAAGAATACGATGCATGGCAGAAAAGAACCCTCAAAATTCTTGAGGCCGGTCTCCTTTTGCATCCCCACTTGCCACTCGACAAGTCGAATAATACTGCACAGCGGCTGCGGCAGATTATTCATGGGGCATTGGACAGGCCCTTTGAAACTGGGATAAATAATGAGACTATGCAGGTTCTTCGTAGTGCTGTTACAACTCTTGCTTCCAGGTCATCTGATGGTCTCTATGATTCATCTCACTGGGCAGATGGGTTACCATTGAATCTCCGGCTTTATGAAAGGCTTCTAGAAGCCTGCTTTGATCTTCACGATGAAACATCTGTAATAGACGAAGTTGACGAGCTGATGGAGCACATTAAGAAGACCTGGACAATCCTTGGAATGAACCAGATGCTCCACAACCTTTGCTTTACCTGGGTGTTATTTCACCGCTTTGTGGCAACTGGCCAAGTTGAACTGGACCTGTTATATGCTGCTGATAGTCAGCTAGCCGAGGTTGCTAAAGATTCAAAGGCAACAAAGGATCCCGAATACTGCAAGATCTTGAGTTCGACATTGACTTCAATATTGGGTTGGGCAGAGAAGAGACTCCTTGCATATCATGACACTTTTGACAGCAGTAACATTGATACCATGCAGGCCATTGTTTCTCTCGGGGTAGTAGCAGCTAAGATTTTAATTGAAGATATATCGAATGAGTATCGTAGGAGGAGGAAAAGTGAAGTTGATGTTGCTCGCAACAGGATTGACACTTACATTAGGTCATCATTACGCACTGCTTTTGCTCAG AGAATGGAAAAGGCAGACTCAAGCAGGAGAGCATCAAGACACCAGCCAAATCCCCTTCCCGTTCTTGCCATCCTTGCAAAGGACGTTGGTGAGCTGGCAGTTAAGGAGAAGCAGGTGTTCAGTCCCATACTGAAGAGATGGCATCCTTTTGCGGCTGGAGTGGCTGTGGCAACCCTTCATGCTTGCTATGCAAATGAGATTAAACAATTCATATCGGGTATAACGGAGTTGACACCAGATGCTGTACAAGTTTTAAGAGCTGCAGATAAGCTGGAGAAAGATCTTGTGCTGATAGCGGTTGAAGATTCTGTAGATAGTGATGATGGTGGCAAGGCAATAATTCGGGAAATGCCCCCTTATGAGGCTGAAGCTGCAATTGCAAATCTGGTAAAAGTGTGGATCAAGACTAGAGTGGACAGAATGAAAGAATGGGTTGATAGGAATCTGCAACAAGAG GTATGGAACCCACAAGTAAATGAAGAAGGCTATGCTCCATCTGCTGTTGAAGTTTTGCGAATTTTAGATGAAACTCTGGATGCGTTCTTTCAGCTGCCAATACCAATGCATCCTGCGTTGCTTCCTGACTTGATGGTTGGCCTCGACAGATGTCTTCAATACTACGTAACCAAAGCAAAGTCTGGATGTG GATCACGTAATACATTTGTTCCCACTATGCCAGCATTGACCAGATGTACTATGGGATCAAAGTTCCAAGGCTTtggcaaaaagaaagaaaaatcgcCAAATCCTCAGAAGAGGAACTCTCAGGTTGCAACACTCAACGGGGATAACTCCTTTGGAATACCACAGCTGTGTGTTCGTATAAACACATTGCAAAGAATCCGGAGTGAGTTGGAGGTTTTGGAGAAACGTACTATTACTCATCTAAGGAATTCTGAATCTGCTCATGTAGAAGACTTCTCGAATGGATTGGGGAAAAAGTTTGAACTCACACCAGCGGCTTGTGTGGAAGCAATCCAACAGCTTTGTGAGGCAGTGGCTTATAAAATGATTTTCCATGACCTAAGTCATGTCCTGTGGGATGGCCTGTATGTTGGGGAACCATCATCTTCTAGAATAGAGCCTTTTCTTGACGAACTGGAGAAGAACTTACTTATCATATCAAACACTGTGCATGAAAGAGTTCGTACTCGGATTATTACTGATATAATGAGAGCTTCCTTTGATGGTTTTTTGTTGGTTCTGCTTGCTGGAGGCCCCTCCCGTGCATTCGCCCGGCAAGATTCGCAAATAATAGAGGACGATTTCAAATCCCTTAAAGACCTATTCTGGGCCAATGGAGATGGCTTGCCTTCAGAACTGATAGATAAGTTTTCAACTACAGTGAGAGGTGTGCTTCCCCTTTTCAGAACTGATACTGAGAGTCTTGTTGAACGGTTTAGACGCGTGACCTTGGAGTCGTATGGCTCTTCTGCCAGGTCCAGACTCCCATTGCCCCCCACTTCCGGCCAGTGGAACCCAACCGAACCAAACACGCTCCTACGCGTGTTGTGCTACAGGAATGATGAAGCAGCTACCAAGTTTCTTAAGAAGACTTACAATTTGCCTAAGAAACTCTAA
- the LOC18791769 gene encoding F-box/LRR-repeat protein 4 isoform X1, translated as MSKLGDDELGLILNWITDLNDRRSFSEVCKQWLRVEGLNRSSLRLLEPDALLQVLPRFPNLVTFETSKFITDADLSFLAQTCPKIEVINLSLKTPREISYQFDEVLIFDNVGDEGLCALAKGCPKLSKVLLRRRKNIGNFGVVSLLNLSHNLTYLDLGFCSLVSDLALEAIGSANSISVLSLQGCSLITDRGLGFLAKGSSSKTMKRLNLAECDRITDFGVSLLEQMCCLVELNLAECGPKVTDIGGLSIAAIQSLKRLNLSWLVNVSDHTLVALAENCLNLEMVDLTGCDLVTGVGIRAFAGHKCLEALVLRSCFNVSDSDVVHIVLRCQFLKSVVLDKGLRIWMLPQTQESISRFAELVWA; from the coding sequence ATGTCTAAGCTGGGTGATGACGAACTAGGCCTCATCCTTAACTGGATCACCGACCTAAATGACAGACGATCATTTTCTGAGGTCTGCAAGCAATGGCTGAGAGTGGAGGGGCTAAATAGATCATCACTTCGTCTTCTCGAACCCGATGCTCTCCTTCAAGTCTTACCCAGATTCCCAAATTTAGTCACATTCGAAACATCAAAGTTCATCACCGACGCCGACCTCTCATTCTTGGCCCAAACATGCCCCAAAATCGAGGTAATCAACCTCAGTCTGAAAACCCCACGTGAAATTTCATACCAATTTGATGAAGTATTGATCTTTGATAATGTTGGGGACGAAGGTCTTTGCGCTTTGGCAAAGGGGTGTCCCAAATTGTCCAAGGTTTTGCTCAGAAGGAGAAAGAATATTGGGAATTTTGGAGTTGTTTCGCTATTGAATTTATCACATAATTTGACGTATTTGGATTTGGGATTTTGTAGCTTGGTCTCGGACCTAGCCCTAGAAGCAATTGGGTCTGCAAATTCGATTAGCGTTTTGAGTTTGCAAGGTTGTTCATTGATTACAGATCGTGGATTGGGGTTTTTGGCAAAAGGGTCTTCCTCAAAAACCATGAAAAGGTTGAATCTTGCGGAGTGTGATAGAATCACAGACTTTGGGGTCTCGCTTTTGGAGCAAATGTGTTGCTTGGTGGAGCTGAATTTGGCTGAATGTGGCCCAAAAGTGACTGATATTGGAGGTCTTTCAATTGCTGCAATTCAGTCTCTTAAAAGATTGAACTTGTCATGGCTGGTCAATGTGTCAGATCATACGCTTGTTGCTCTAGCTGAGAATTGCCTGAATTTGGAGATGGTTGATTTAACTGGTTGTGATTTGGTAACTGGAGTTGGCATTCGTGCATTTGCAGGTCACAAGTGCTTAGAAGCTCTTGTTCTGCGTTCTTGTTTCAATGTTAGTGACTCTGATGTGGTACACATTGTGCTTAGATGCCAGTTCTTGAAGTCTGTTGTGTTGGATAAGGGACTGAGAATATGGATGTTGCCTCAGACACAAGAGAGCATTAGCAGATTCGCGGAGTTAGTTTGGGCTTGA
- the LOC18791769 gene encoding F-box/LRR-repeat protein 4 isoform X2: MPQNRGLCALAKGCPKLSKVLLRRRKNIGNFGVVSLLNLSHNLTYLDLGFCSLVSDLALEAIGSANSISVLSLQGCSLITDRGLGFLAKGSSSKTMKRLNLAECDRITDFGVSLLEQMCCLVELNLAECGPKVTDIGGLSIAAIQSLKRLNLSWLVNVSDHTLVALAENCLNLEMVDLTGCDLVTGVGIRAFAGHKCLEALVLRSCFNVSDSDVVHIVLRCQFLKSVVLDKGLRIWMLPQTQESISRFAELVWA; the protein is encoded by the exons ATGCCCCAAAATCGAG GTCTTTGCGCTTTGGCAAAGGGGTGTCCCAAATTGTCCAAGGTTTTGCTCAGAAGGAGAAAGAATATTGGGAATTTTGGAGTTGTTTCGCTATTGAATTTATCACATAATTTGACGTATTTGGATTTGGGATTTTGTAGCTTGGTCTCGGACCTAGCCCTAGAAGCAATTGGGTCTGCAAATTCGATTAGCGTTTTGAGTTTGCAAGGTTGTTCATTGATTACAGATCGTGGATTGGGGTTTTTGGCAAAAGGGTCTTCCTCAAAAACCATGAAAAGGTTGAATCTTGCGGAGTGTGATAGAATCACAGACTTTGGGGTCTCGCTTTTGGAGCAAATGTGTTGCTTGGTGGAGCTGAATTTGGCTGAATGTGGCCCAAAAGTGACTGATATTGGAGGTCTTTCAATTGCTGCAATTCAGTCTCTTAAAAGATTGAACTTGTCATGGCTGGTCAATGTGTCAGATCATACGCTTGTTGCTCTAGCTGAGAATTGCCTGAATTTGGAGATGGTTGATTTAACTGGTTGTGATTTGGTAACTGGAGTTGGCATTCGTGCATTTGCAGGTCACAAGTGCTTAGAAGCTCTTGTTCTGCGTTCTTGTTTCAATGTTAGTGACTCTGATGTGGTACACATTGTGCTTAGATGCCAGTTCTTGAAGTCTGTTGTGTTGGATAAGGGACTGAGAATATGGATGTTGCCTCAGACACAAGAGAGCATTAGCAGATTCGCGGAGTTAGTTTGGGCTTGA
- the LOC18788601 gene encoding probable transcriptional regulatory protein At2g25830 — MGSSCTLRALGAILHRFTNGVSSKCPNSMALQWNGLLSRKLSSSSSISSLPSWISTHIHGSATVTRTIWTVSPLSMGRRSSKIAGRKGAQDAKKAKLYARIGKEVVSAVKKGGPSPVSNTALATVLEKAKELDVPKEILERNIKRASEKGQEAYIEKVYEVYGFGGASMVIEVLTDKINRSVAAVREVVKDCGGKMADSGSVLFKFRRARVVNVKVSDADKDQLLSIALDAGAEDVIEPPVYEYDTEEDMSESYYKIVSSAENYSTILSKLRDEGVIFETDNGSELLPISTIEVDDEALDLNKELMSKLLELDDVDAVYTDQK; from the exons atggggTCATCTTGTACATTGAGAGCCTTAGGTGCAATTCTTCACAGATTCACTAATGGGGTCTCCTCCAAATGCCCCAACTCCATGGCTCTTCAGT GGAATGGCCTGCTGAGTAGAAAGttatcatcttcatcttcaatttcatcattGCCTTCATGGATTTCGACCCACATACATGGCAGTGCTACTGTGACAAGAACCATATGGACcgtctctcctctctctatgGGCAGACGTTCCAGCAAAATCGCTGGCCGAAAG GGGGCTCAAGATGCAAAGAAGGCAAAGCTGTATGCGAGGATTGGGAAGGAAGTTGTGTCTGC TGTAAAGAAAGGTGGTCCAAGTCCTGTATCAAATACGGCACTAGCTACTGTGCTGGAGAAAGCCAAGGAGCTTGATGTACCCAAGGAAATTTTGGAGCGCAACATTAAGAGAGCATCTGAGAAAGGACAAGAAGCTTACATTGAGAAAGTATACGAG GTATATGGTTTTGGTGGAGCTAGTATGGTAATTGAGGTTTTGACCGACAAAATAAACCGATCTGTGGCAGCGGTTAGAGAGGTGGTGAAGGACTGTGGGGGAAAGATGGCAGATTCGGGATCTGTTTTGTTCAAATTCAGGCGTGCTCGGGTTGTAAACGTAAAAGTTTCAGATGCTGACAAAGATCAACTCCTTTCCATTGCTTTAGATGCTGGTGCTGAGGATGTTATTGAACCGCCAGTATATGAATATGATACTGAAGAAGATATGTCAGAAAG CTATTATAAAATTGTAAGTTCAGCAGAGAACTACTCTACTATACTTTCAAAGCTACGTGATGAAGGAGTTATTTTTGAGACGGATAATGGTTCTGAGCTACTTCCAATAAGCACTATTGAG GTAGATGACGAGGCTTTGGACTTGAACAAGGAACTTATGTCCAAATTACTTGAGCTTGACGATGTTGATGCAGTGTATACTGACCAGAAGTGA
- the LOC18789175 gene encoding carotenoid cleavage dioxygenase 8 homolog B, chloroplastic, whose amino-acid sequence MASITFSGTSGNSFFLPTASVSHYSNQNIRDGFNPLKKNLSDTKKKHNGRGLVSTNVASPPLPAVAPLLPRRESSNSGDLSHVAWTSVRQERWEGELLVQGEIPLWLKGTYLRNGPGLWHIGDYNFRHLFDGYAMLVKLQFEDGRLIAGHRQIESEAYKAAMKTQKLCYREFSEVPKADNFLSYIGELANLFSGASLTDNANTGVVMLADGRVVCLTETQKGSIIIDPTTLDTLGKFEYSDTLGGLIHSAHPIVTETEFLSLLPDLINPGYLAVRMEPGTNERKVIGRVDCSRGPAPGWVHSFPVTEHYIIVPEMPLRYCAGNLLKAEPTPLYKFEWHPESKAFMHVMCKASGKIVASVEVPLYITFHFINAYEEKDEDGRVTAVIADCCEHNADTTILDKLRIHNLRSYTGQDVLPDARVGRFRIPFDGSAYGKLEAALDPNEHGRGLDMCSINPAYLGKQYRYAYACGAQRPCNFPNTLTKIDLVNKKAKNWHDEGAVPSEPFFVARPGATEEDDGVVISMVSGKNGDGYALLLDGSTFQEIARAKFPYGLPYGLHGCWVPSK is encoded by the exons ATGGCTTCCATAACATTTTCCGGCACTTCTGGAAACTCCTTTTTCCTGCCAACAGCTTCTGTTTCCCATTACTCCAATCAAAATATAAGAGATGGCTTTAATCCATTGAAGAAGAACTTGAGTGACACTAAAAAGAAACACAATGGTCGGGGCTTGGTGTCCACAAATGTTGCAAGTCCGCCATTACCGGCTGTGGCTCCTCTGCTGCCGAGAAGAGAGAGCAGCAATAGTGGCGACCTGAGCCACGTGGCGTGGACCAGCGTGCGGCAGGAGAGATGGGAAGGAGAGCTGCTTGTCCAAGGAGAAATACCATTGTGGCTG AAAGGGACGTACCTAAGAAATGGTCCAGGGCTATGGCACATTGGGGACTACAACTTCCGCCACCTCTTTGACGGCTACGCCATGCTAGTCAAACTCCAGTTTGAAGACGGCCGCCTCATCGCCGGCCACCGCCAAATTGAATCCGAGGCCTACAAGGCTGCCATGAAGACCCAAAAGTTATGTTACCGTGAATTCTCGGAGGTTCCTAAGGCCGACAATTTCCTATCCTACATAGGCGAGTTAGCCAACCTATTCTCTGGTGCATCTCTGACCGACAACGCGAACACCGGAGTGGTTATGCTCGCAGATGGTCGGGTCGTGTGCCTCACGGAGACTCAGAAAGGGTCCATAATCATCGACCCGACCACCTTGGACACTTTAGGAAAATTTGAGTACAGTGACACATTGGGGGGTTTGATACACTCCGCACATCCTATTGTGACAGAGACCGAGTTTCTGTCTTTACTACCCGATTTGATCAACCCGGGTTATTTGGCAGTCAGGATGGAACCGGGTACCAACGAGAGGAAGGTGATTGGGCGGGTTGATTGTAGTCGTGGACCAGCACCGGGTTGGGTGCACTCATTTCCGGTGACCGAGCACTATATAATTGTACCGGAAATGCCATTGAGATATTGTGCTGGGAATTTGCTCAAGGCCGAGCCCACACCATTGTACAAGTTTGAGTGGCACCCTGAATCTAAAGCATTTATGCATGTCATGTGTAAAGCTAGTGGCAAAATT gtGGCGAGTGTGGAAGTGCCATTATACATAACGTTCCATTTCATAAATGcttatgaagaaaaagatgagGATGGGAGGGTGACGGCGGTCATTGCAGATTGTTGTGAGCACAACGCTGATACAACGATTTTGGATAAGCTGAGGATACATAACCTACGCTCATATACTGGCCAAGATGTATTGCCAGATGCTag gGTTGGAAGGTTTAGAATACCATTTGATGGAAGTGCATATGGAAAATTGGAAGCAGCATTAGACCCAAACGAACATGGAAGAGGGTTGGACATGTGCAGCATAAACCCTGCCTATTTGGGCAAACAATACAGATATGCTTATGCTTGTGGGGCTCAGCGCCCATGCAACTTCCCCAACACCCTCACCAAG ATTGATTTGGTGAACAAGAAAGCTAAGAATTGGCATGATGAGGGGGCAGTACCCTCCGAACCATTCTTTGTGGCTCGACCCGGGGCAAccgaagaagatgatg GAGTTGTAATCTCGATGGTTAGTGGGAAAAATGGAGATGGGTATGCATTGTTATTAGATGGATCCACGTTCCAAGAGATTGCAAGAGCTAAGTTCCCCTATGGCCTTCCATATGGGCTGCATGGATGCTGGGTTCCCTCCAAATAA